A genomic stretch from Lysobacter soyae includes:
- a CDS encoding PhoH family protein: MTQHQTDFTLDPADTERLANLAGPFDAHLRQIEMRLGVEIANRANVFSVRGDDKTSVAKAESFLRDLYADIENETLDAQGLNVRLATVAHEATERPPATSDYVPQDVTVRVKKGSIRGRGDNQKKYLHAIATHDINFGIGPAGTGKTFLGVAMAVEALNESRVQRIILVRPAVEAGEKLGFLPGDLTQKVDPYLRPLYDALYEMLGAEKVVKLLEKSVIEIAPLAYMRGRTLNDAFVILDEAQNTTIEQMKMFLTRLGFGSTAVITGDMTQIDLPKQVKSGLKDAIEVLRDVDGVSFTFFQAKDVVRHPLVARIVTAYDKRDARVEVENARRNPSPMDDAGGQGF, translated from the coding sequence ATGACACAACATCAAACCGACTTCACGCTGGATCCCGCCGACACTGAACGCTTGGCCAATCTGGCTGGGCCCTTCGATGCGCATCTGCGCCAGATCGAAATGCGACTCGGCGTCGAGATCGCCAACCGCGCCAATGTCTTCAGTGTTCGCGGCGACGACAAGACGTCAGTGGCAAAGGCAGAGAGCTTTTTGCGCGATCTCTATGCGGATATAGAGAATGAAACCCTGGATGCGCAAGGATTGAATGTTCGCTTGGCGACGGTCGCTCACGAAGCGACAGAAAGACCCCCGGCAACGTCTGACTACGTGCCGCAGGACGTCACCGTCCGCGTGAAGAAAGGGAGTATTCGCGGCCGCGGCGACAACCAGAAGAAATACCTGCACGCCATCGCCACGCACGATATCAACTTCGGCATCGGGCCGGCCGGTACGGGCAAAACCTTCTTGGGTGTCGCCATGGCCGTCGAGGCCTTGAACGAGTCCCGCGTGCAACGGATCATCTTGGTGCGTCCAGCCGTCGAAGCGGGTGAAAAACTCGGCTTCCTGCCCGGCGATCTGACGCAAAAAGTGGATCCCTATCTGCGCCCGTTGTACGACGCGCTCTATGAAATGCTCGGCGCGGAAAAAGTCGTCAAGCTGCTTGAAAAATCCGTCATCGAGATCGCACCCCTCGCCTACATGCGGGGTCGCACCTTGAATGATGCGTTTGTCATTCTTGACGAAGCGCAGAACACCACCATCGAGCAGATGAAAATGTTCCTGACGCGTTTGGGTTTCGGCAGTACCGCGGTCATCACCGGTGACATGACGCAAATCGACTTGCCGAAACAAGTGAAGTCGGGCTTAAAAGACGCGATCGAAGTGCTGCGTGATGTCGACGGCGTGAGCTTTACTTTCTTCCAAGCCAAAGACGTGGTTCGCCACCCGTTGGTGGCACGCATTGTCACCGCTTATGACAAACGCGATGCCCGCGTGGAAGTCGAGAACGCACGGCGCAATCCCTCGCCCATGGACGACGCCGGCGGCCAGGGGTTCTGA
- the ybeY gene encoding rRNA maturation RNase YbeY — MTKGPLTLEVSVAYALPRKGIPAAPSFRRWVQAALSGRIKDADLAIRIVDIPEGRHLNAHFRGKDYATNVLSFPAERPPGLPKSARFPLLGDLVLCAPVIAREAQEQGKSLSAHYAHMTVHGSLHLLGWDHELEADALAMEQLERDILAELGLDDPYAE; from the coding sequence ATGACCAAAGGCCCCCTCACCCTGGAAGTTTCTGTCGCTTATGCGCTGCCGCGCAAAGGCATTCCTGCCGCGCCGAGTTTCCGGCGCTGGGTGCAAGCGGCCTTATCCGGGCGCATCAAGGATGCTGATCTCGCCATCCGGATCGTGGACATCCCTGAGGGCCGACATCTCAATGCGCACTTCCGCGGCAAGGATTACGCCACCAATGTCTTGAGCTTTCCGGCGGAGCGCCCACCCGGGCTACCCAAATCGGCGCGCTTCCCCTTGCTTGGCGATCTGGTTCTGTGCGCACCGGTCATTGCCCGCGAGGCGCAAGAGCAAGGTAAAAGCTTGTCGGCCCATTACGCTCACATGACGGTTCACGGCAGTTTGCATCTCTTGGGCTGGGATCACGAGTTGGAAGCCGACGCGTTGGCGATGGAGCAATTGGAACGCGACATTCTTGCCGAACTCGGTTTGGACGACCCCTACGCCGAATAA
- the aceA gene encoding isocitrate lyase produces MNRTLPTAQELQHDWDNNPRWTGVRREYSAEDVVRLRGTVHVEHSIARLGAEKLWASLHKEDFVNALGALTGNQAMQQVKAGLKAIYLSGWQVAADANLAGEMYPDQSLYPANSVPQVVKRINNTLLRADQLTHAEGDHSIDYLQPIVADAEAGFGGVLNAYELMKAMIEAGAAGVHFEDQLASVKKCGHMGGKVLVPTREAIEKLTAARLAADVMGVPTLIVARTDAEAADLLTSDIDENDRPFCTGERTVEGFYKTDKGLDQAISRGLAYAPYADLVWCETGKPDLEFARKFAEAIHARYPGKLLAYNCSPSFNWKKNLDDATIAKFQKEIASYGYKFQFITLAGFHSLNYGMFNLARGYAERQMSAFVELQEAEFAAAEHGFTAVKHQREVGTGYFDAVTQTIQGKQSSTVALKGSTEEEQFQREAQAA; encoded by the coding sequence ATGAACCGCACTCTGCCGACCGCTCAAGAACTGCAGCATGATTGGGATAACAACCCGCGCTGGACGGGTGTCCGTCGCGAATACAGCGCCGAAGACGTTGTCCGCCTGCGCGGCACCGTCCATGTCGAACATTCCATCGCGCGCTTGGGCGCCGAGAAACTCTGGGCGTCCCTGCACAAGGAAGATTTCGTCAATGCCTTGGGCGCCTTGACCGGCAACCAAGCCATGCAGCAAGTCAAAGCCGGTTTGAAGGCCATCTACCTCTCCGGCTGGCAAGTCGCCGCCGATGCGAATCTGGCCGGTGAAATGTATCCCGACCAATCGCTGTATCCGGCGAACTCGGTGCCGCAAGTGGTGAAGCGCATCAACAACACGCTGTTGCGTGCAGATCAGTTGACCCACGCCGAAGGCGATCACAGCATCGACTACTTGCAACCGATCGTGGCCGATGCGGAAGCCGGTTTTGGCGGGGTGCTCAATGCCTATGAATTGATGAAAGCAATGATCGAAGCCGGTGCCGCCGGTGTGCATTTCGAAGACCAACTGGCATCGGTGAAGAAGTGCGGCCACATGGGCGGCAAAGTGTTGGTACCGACGCGCGAAGCCATCGAAAAGCTGACCGCTGCACGCTTGGCGGCCGATGTAATGGGCGTGCCGACACTGATCGTTGCACGCACCGATGCCGAAGCCGCGGACTTGCTCACCAGCGATATCGATGAGAACGACCGTCCGTTCTGCACCGGCGAACGCACCGTCGAAGGTTTTTACAAAACGGACAAAGGCCTTGATCAAGCCATCAGTCGCGGTCTCGCCTATGCGCCGTATGCCGACTTGGTCTGGTGTGAAACCGGCAAGCCCGATCTGGAATTCGCACGCAAGTTCGCCGAAGCCATCCACGCGCGCTATCCGGGCAAGCTGCTCGCCTATAACTGCTCGCCGAGCTTCAACTGGAAGAAGAATCTGGACGACGCCACGATCGCCAAGTTCCAGAAGGAAATCGCCAGCTACGGCTATAAGTTCCAATTCATCACCTTGGCCGGCTTCCATAGCTTGAACTACGGCATGTTCAACCTGGCGCGTGGCTACGCGGAGCGCCAAATGAGCGCATTCGTCGAATTGCAAGAAGCCGAATTCGCCGCCGCAGAGCACGGGTTCACCGCTGTCAAACACCAGCGCGAAGTGGGCACCGGATATTTCGATGCGGTCACACAAACTATCCAAGGGAAGCAGTCCTCAACGGTGGCGTTGAAAGGCTCCACCGAAGAAGAGCAATTCCAACGCGAAGCCCAAGCCGCCTGA